In Chitinophaga sp. HK235, a single window of DNA contains:
- the nhaA gene encoding Na+/H+ antiporter NhaA, producing MIRSAFKTLLSPLHTFLKDSRAVGIILILCTIISMVLANSSLQEGYVDFWNALFNPAGGHHYQYRSLYLPNSYLLWINDGMMVLFFFLVGMEIKRELTVGELSSIRKSILPVLAAIGGMLFPALIFTLFNAGSDYSHGWGIPMATDIAFSLGILSLLGKRVPVSLKIFLMALAIIDDLGAILTIAIFYTPHLDMHYLLMAGAVLLIPILLNVLKVKRLILYYIPGVVLWYCLFNSGVHATIAGVLLAFCIPQEKIADLVHDLHDPVNFIIMPLFALANTAIQLPSDVVGALHNNISYGIIAGLVLGKPLGIFILSFTAVKLKLASLPSKSGWMQLIGVGLIAGIGFTMSIFISSLAYEEREYQIIAIISVIAASLIAGIAGFIFLRMLKPAPLIKKGS from the coding sequence TTGATCAGAAGCGCATTCAAAACCCTCCTGTCCCCCCTCCACACCTTTTTAAAAGACAGCCGTGCCGTAGGCATTATACTGATCCTCTGTACGATCATATCTATGGTACTGGCCAATTCTTCCCTGCAGGAAGGTTATGTTGACTTCTGGAACGCCCTTTTCAATCCTGCCGGCGGGCACCATTATCAGTACCGCTCCCTTTATCTTCCCAACTCCTATCTGTTATGGATAAACGACGGCATGATGGTACTGTTCTTTTTTCTCGTAGGCATGGAAATCAAACGGGAATTGACTGTAGGTGAACTCTCTTCTATTCGTAAATCCATACTCCCCGTACTGGCAGCTATCGGCGGCATGCTCTTCCCCGCTCTCATCTTTACCTTATTTAACGCCGGTTCCGACTATTCCCATGGCTGGGGCATCCCCATGGCCACCGACATTGCGTTTTCCCTGGGTATCCTCTCCCTGCTGGGCAAAAGAGTACCGGTATCCCTGAAAATATTCCTGATGGCACTGGCCATTATCGATGACCTGGGCGCCATCCTTACCATCGCCATTTTTTACACCCCGCATCTGGACATGCACTACCTGCTCATGGCGGGAGCCGTGTTGCTGATTCCGATATTACTCAATGTCCTGAAAGTAAAACGCCTGATATTATATTATATACCCGGTGTGGTTTTGTGGTATTGCCTGTTCAACTCCGGCGTACATGCCACCATCGCCGGCGTTCTGCTGGCCTTCTGTATCCCGCAGGAAAAAATTGCTGACCTGGTACACGATCTGCATGACCCGGTGAATTTTATTATCATGCCCCTCTTTGCATTGGCCAATACCGCGATACAACTGCCATCAGATGTAGTGGGCGCCTTGCATAATAATATCAGCTACGGTATTATTGCGGGCCTGGTGCTGGGCAAACCCCTCGGTATTTTCATCTTGTCATTTACAGCTGTAAAACTGAAGCTGGCCAGTCTGCCTTCCAAATCAGGCTGGATGCAGCTGATCGGCGTAGGCCTTATTGCCGGTATCGGTTTTACCATGTCTATTTTTATTTCTTCCCTGGCTTATGAAGAAAGAGAATATCAGATCATTGCCATTATTTCTGTTATCGCAGCTTCACTGATAGCGGGCATTGCAGGGTTTATTTTCCTCCGTATGCTGAAACCGGCCCCTCTCATCAAAAAAGGCAGTTGA